In Halobaculum limi, one DNA window encodes the following:
- a CDS encoding plastocyanin/azurin family copper-binding protein, producing the protein MSLTDIDRRTLVRMAGSLAVGASLAGCTGGAPAADTETSPTPSPTATPSPEPTATPTPESTATATPTNEGATEVAVGPDGRLRFVPEVVEVGVGDTVRWEALSPGHNVSSLPSADPRCSNPEGAEPFASYEGEQHYAIMSVGDVFEHTFTVPGEYVYVCVPHAGQGMFGTVRVVE; encoded by the coding sequence ATGAGCCTGACTGACATCGATCGACGGACGCTCGTTCGGATGGCTGGATCCCTCGCGGTCGGCGCGTCGCTCGCGGGGTGTACCGGTGGTGCCCCGGCGGCCGATACCGAGACCTCGCCGACGCCGTCGCCCACGGCGACCCCCTCACCTGAGCCAACCGCGACTCCCACGCCGGAGTCAACCGCGACCGCGACTCCCACCAATGAGGGCGCCACCGAAGTCGCAGTCGGGCCGGACGGGCGACTCCGGTTCGTCCCGGAGGTCGTCGAAGTCGGCGTCGGCGACACGGTCCGATGGGAGGCGCTCAGTCCCGGTCACAACGTCTCCAGTCTCCCGAGCGCCGACCCGCGCTGTTCGAACCCCGAGGGAGCCGAACCGTTCGCCTCCTACGAAGGTGAACAGCACTACGCGATTATGTCCGTCGGAGACGTGTTCGAGCACACGTTCACCGTCCCCGGCGAGTACGTCTACGTCTGCGTTCCCCACGCGGGGCAGGGGATGTTCGGCACGGTTCGCGTCGTCGAGTAG
- a CDS encoding helix-turn-helix domain-containing protein: MRELTFDLVYEAKADPLADVFIDYPSLAADAIASCIRRDRLWRIERFVGPRAALDRVERHRLDPDAPREEMTDTECRAVRDHEVLERSPTTLVVYTFVKRLHRCDSVLAQAARRLDLGFVFQSRRREHRHHWRLLLRSATNVDVFHREASAHLGDGIRLDVGRLGPVDRWDDDSLATVSMPPEQRETLRAGVDHGYYETPRGVTVSELADALDLPSSTVSYRLRQAEAHLAKGYLSRFRVDADERTLDLDGTTG, encoded by the coding sequence ATGCGTGAACTGACGTTCGACCTCGTGTACGAGGCCAAGGCGGACCCGCTGGCAGACGTCTTCATCGACTATCCGTCGCTGGCCGCCGACGCCATCGCGAGTTGCATCCGTCGAGATCGGCTGTGGCGCATCGAGCGGTTCGTCGGGCCGCGTGCGGCGCTCGACCGCGTCGAACGCCACCGCCTCGACCCGGACGCGCCGCGCGAGGAGATGACCGACACCGAGTGCCGAGCAGTCCGGGATCACGAGGTGCTCGAACGCTCACCAACGACGCTCGTCGTGTACACGTTCGTCAAGCGACTCCACCGATGCGACTCGGTGTTGGCCCAAGCTGCACGACGCCTCGATCTGGGGTTCGTCTTCCAGTCACGCCGACGTGAACACCGACACCACTGGCGACTCCTGTTGCGGTCGGCGACGAACGTGGACGTGTTTCACCGCGAGGCGAGCGCACACCTCGGCGACGGAATCCGACTGGACGTCGGGCGACTCGGCCCCGTCGACCGCTGGGACGACGACTCGCTGGCGACCGTCTCGATGCCGCCCGAACAGCGCGAGACGCTCCGGGCGGGCGTCGACCACGGCTACTACGAGACGCCGCGAGGGGTGACGGTGAGCGAACTCGCCGACGCCCTCGACCTGCCCTCGTCGACCGTCTCTTACCGCCTTCGCCAGGCCGAGGCGCACCTCGCGAAGGGGTATCTGAGCCGGTTCCGAGTCGACGCCGACGAGCGAACGCTAGACCTCGATGGGACCACCGGCTGA
- a CDS encoding thiol-disulfide oxidoreductase DCC family protein: MARPLLVYDDDCGFCRFCVSHALELGEFEAVGFSAMDDGVRARLPDDYEECMHLVTDTRVYSCGEAVEQVAKRTGATGWWLTAAAKGLPKYPEARENLYRWAADRRGLWGSFVRKESLSE, translated from the coding sequence ATGGCACGCCCACTGCTCGTGTACGACGACGACTGCGGGTTCTGTCGGTTCTGCGTCTCACACGCGCTCGAACTGGGCGAGTTCGAGGCCGTCGGCTTCTCCGCGATGGACGACGGCGTGCGCGCCCGCCTGCCCGACGACTACGAGGAGTGTATGCACCTCGTCACGGACACGCGCGTCTACTCGTGTGGCGAGGCGGTCGAACAGGTGGCAAAGCGGACGGGCGCGACGGGGTGGTGGCTCACCGCCGCGGCGAAGGGGCTCCCGAAGTATCCCGAAGCGCGCGAGAACCTGTATCGCTGGGCGGCCGACCGACGCGGTCTGTGGGGGTCGTTCGTCCGCAAAGAGTCGTTGTCTGAGTGA
- a CDS encoding acyl-CoA dehydrogenase family protein has translation MLDYVDLEADLSAEEKLIRDTAREFVAEEVAPDIADHYEAGTFPTDLIPEMGELGFYAPNLEGYGSPNVSERAYGLLMQELEACDSGLRSMASVQGALVMYPIHAFGSEAQKDEWLPDLGQGEAVGCFGLTEPAHGSNPAGMETHAERDADGFVLNGEKTWITNAPIADVAVVWARLTSEEGSPVRGFLVETDRDGVETPKIDDKLSMRASVTGGIVLDDARVPEENVLPGVSGMKGPLSCLTQARYGIAWGAVGAARDCFETAREYQTDRDQFGGPIARFQIQQEKFAEMATQITLAQLLAYRLADLKERGDLRPQQVSMAKRNNVRMARDQARIAREMLGGNGITTDYSPMRHMSNLETVYTYEGTHDIHSLVLGEDLTGFAAYE, from the coding sequence ATGCTGGATTACGTCGATCTGGAGGCAGACCTCTCGGCGGAGGAGAAACTGATCCGTGACACCGCGCGGGAGTTCGTCGCCGAGGAGGTCGCCCCCGACATCGCTGACCACTACGAGGCCGGGACGTTCCCCACCGACCTCATCCCCGAGATGGGTGAACTCGGCTTCTACGCCCCCAACCTCGAAGGCTACGGCTCTCCGAACGTCTCCGAACGCGCCTACGGCCTGCTGATGCAGGAACTGGAGGCGTGCGACTCCGGCCTGCGCTCGATGGCGAGTGTGCAGGGGGCACTCGTGATGTATCCCATCCACGCGTTCGGCAGCGAAGCGCAGAAAGACGAGTGGCTCCCGGACCTCGGGCAGGGTGAGGCGGTCGGCTGTTTCGGCCTCACCGAACCCGCGCACGGGTCGAACCCCGCGGGGATGGAGACGCACGCCGAACGCGACGCCGACGGGTTCGTCCTCAATGGCGAGAAGACGTGGATCACGAACGCGCCCATCGCGGATGTGGCCGTGGTGTGGGCGCGACTCACCTCCGAGGAGGGGTCGCCCGTGCGCGGCTTCCTCGTCGAGACGGACCGCGACGGCGTCGAGACGCCGAAAATCGACGACAAACTCTCGATGCGCGCCTCCGTCACCGGCGGCATCGTCCTCGACGACGCCCGCGTCCCCGAGGAGAACGTCCTGCCGGGCGTCTCCGGGATGAAGGGGCCGCTGTCGTGTCTCACGCAGGCCCGCTACGGCATCGCGTGGGGCGCGGTCGGCGCGGCCCGCGACTGCTTCGAGACGGCCCGCGAGTACCAGACCGACCGCGACCAGTTCGGCGGCCCCATCGCGCGGTTCCAGATCCAGCAGGAGAAGTTCGCCGAGATGGCCACCCAAATCACGCTCGCACAACTGCTCGCGTACCGCCTCGCGGACCTGAAAGAGCGCGGCGACCTTCGGCCCCAGCAGGTGTCGATGGCGAAGCGCAACAACGTCCGGATGGCACGCGACCAGGCGCGTATCGCCCGCGAGATGCTCGGCGGCAACGGCATCACGACCGACTACTCGCCGATGCGGCACATGAGCAACCTGGAGACGGTGTACACCTACGAGGGCACCCACGACATCCACTCGCTCGTCCTCGGTGAGGACCTCACCGGGTTCGCGGCCTACGAGTGA